Proteins from one Microcaecilia unicolor chromosome 2, aMicUni1.1, whole genome shotgun sequence genomic window:
- the NPY2R gene encoding neuropeptide Y receptor type 2, with protein MGMIGADSEENRTEGVKTELNTRLYLPGLTTPYNEGSKPELIDFTKLLGVQIILIFAYCSIIILGVIGNSLVIHVVMKFKTMRTVTNFFIANLAVADLMVNTLCLPFTLAYTLLDEWKFGIVLCYLVHFAQGLAVSVSTVTLMVIALDRHRCIVYHLESKISMKISFLIIGVTWTFSALLASPLAVFREYSLIEISSDFKIQVCSENWPEDKVNYGTIYSMSMLLIQYILPLSITSYAYIRIWTKLKNHICPGGANDHYHNRRRKTTKMLVMVVAVFAVCWLPLLALQLAIDIDGKVLFLNEYKLIFTIFHVIAMCSTFANPILYGWMNSNYRTAFLTAFKCEQRMDSIHPEALVGAQVKKKQLEVKEETCTSSNCQAILPQPTNV; from the coding sequence ATGGGGATGATTGGAGCAGACAGTGAAGAAAACAGGACAGAAGGAGTCAAAACTGAACTGAACACACGCCTTTATTTACCAGGCCTCACTACACCCTATAATGAGGGTTCCAAACCAGAGCTGATAGACTTCACTAAACTACTCGGTGTACAAATTATCCTCATCTTCGCCTATTGCTCCATCATCATTCTAGGGGTGATTGGAAATTCACTGGTGATCCATGTAGTGATGAAATTTAAAACCATGCGAACCGTCACGAACTTCTTCATTGCCAATTTGGCAGTAGCAGATCTGATGGTGAATACCCTGTGTCTACCCTTCACGTTGGCTTATACCCTTTTGGATGAGTGGAAGTTTGGGATTGTGCTCTGCTACTTGGTGCATTTTGCACAGGGACTTGCTGTCAGCGTGTCCACAGTAACCTTGATGGTCATTGCTTTGGACAGGCACCGCTGTATCGTCTACCATCTGGAAAGCAAAATCTCTATGAAAATCAGCTTCTTGATTATAGGTGTTACTTGGACTTTCAGTGCACTCTTGGCTAGCCCATTGGCTGTCTTCAGGGAGTATTCCCTCATTGAGATTTCCTCTGATTTCAAAATCCAGGTGTGTTCAGAGAATTGGCCAGAGGATAAAGTAAATTATGGTACaatctatagcatgtcgatgctTCTGATTCAGTACATTTTACCCTTGAGTATCACTTCTTATGCCTACATTAGGATATGGACAAAACTCAAGAATCATATCTGCCCCGGAGGAGCGAATGATCACTATCACAACCGCCGACGAAAAACAACCAAAATgttggtgatggtggtggcagTGTTTGCTGTGTGCTGGTTGCCTTTACTTGCACTGCAGCTCGCTATCGACATTGATGGGAAAGTCTTATTCTTGAATGAGTACAAACTTATCTTTACGATATTTCATGTCATTGCTATGTGTTCAACCTTTGCCAACCCCATCCTCTATGGGTGGATGAACAGCAACTACAGGACTGCCTTCCTTACAGCATTTAAGTGTGAGCAAAGAATGGACTCGATCCACCCCGAGGCTTTGGTGGGTGCCCAAGTCAAGAAAAAACAGCTGGAAGTAAAAGAAGAAACTTGCACGAGTTCTAATTGCCAAGCTATCTTGCCACAGCCCACCAATGTTTAA